The following is a genomic window from Cupriavidus taiwanensis.
CGCGCTTGCCGCTGCCGCTGCCCAGGTTGAAGCGGATCTCGCAGCTGCCGAACAGGGCGATGGCAATGCCGGCATTGCCGCCCGAGATGTAGTTCTTGTTCGACAGGATGGGCTCGCCGGTGCCGTTGCCCTGGGCGCAGTCGGTGCGTAACCACAGGCCGATGGTGAACTGCGGGCTTTGCGCGATATCGGCCGCGTTGTGCTTCAGCAGGTAGCTGTCGATGCGCGAGTCCAGCTGCAGCGACTGGCCGCCGAAGTTGTCGGCAGCGAGCGTGCCGCCGTCGAGGCTTGCCACCCAAGGGCCCAGCGTGGCTGCGTTCTTCGCGTCGGCGAACGGCTTGCTGTCGAGGCTGAAGTAGCTGGCCAGCCCGTCGAGCAGCGACGGCATCAGCGTGACGGGTTTGACATAGTGGATCTGCGCCAGGTACGACACCGGCACGTCATTGCGCACCAGCGTGTAGTTGAACTGGTACAGGCCCGTCGGCATGTCGAAGCTGTTGTCGGTGAAGCTCCGCACCTCCGGTCCCAGCGCGGCGATCTGCACGCCGTCGCGCAGCACGCGCGTGACACCGTATGCGGCGCTCGGGTTCTGCCAGGTCAGCGTGATGGCGTCGTGGTACTGGCTGATGCTGGCGCCGATGGCGCGCACGCCGGCGGCTGTGGTGGTCAGCGCGGAGCCGTCGAGGCGTGTCGCGGCGGGGTCGAGCGCGATGCCGGCGTGGGCCAGCACGGTCGGGACGATATCGGCCTCGGTCGGCAGCGCGGACAGATCCGCCGGGGTGTCGGGGGCGGGGGCGCCGGGCCGGGCCAGCGCGCTGTTCAGGGCTTTGTTGGTGGCGAGGAAGGCGGTGCGGTTCTCCACGGTCGGCACCGTGGTGGTGGCGCCGGTGGCATCCAGGCCGTGGCTGGTGGTGACCATCACCAGCCAGTCTTCGCCCGGTTGCGCCCGGCGGCGCGCGGCCACCGCGGCCAGCAGTTCGCCCAGCGCCCGGTCGGTCTCGCCGAGCGCGGCGGCATAGGCGCCGTTGCCGAAGCCACTGGCCTGCGCGGCCTGCGCCGGGGCGCTGTACTGCGCGAACACCATGCCATAGCCGGACTGCACCTGGCGCACGGCATTCTGCGTGACGCAACGGTCGACGCCCGCGCAATCGACCAGCGTATCGAGCACGCCCGCATCCTGATCCGCCTTGAGCAGCGCTGGCAGCACCGGCGCGCTCACCGCGGCGCCTTGCTGTCCGCCGGGTTTGCCGGTGGCGCGCAGGTAGTGGAACACGGTCGGCGCGCGCAGCGCGGTGCCGCCGGTGTCGTCGTCGATGCCATGGCGGTTGGCCCACGCGCCGGTCAGCACCGTGGCCCAGCTGGGGGCGTCGAGCGGGGGCTGGGCGGTGATGGTGCCGGGCATGCCGCCGGTGGCGGTCGGCACCAGGTTCAGGCTGGCCAGGTTGGGCAGCTCGCGCCGCAATACCGCGCCTTGCACCTGCGCATACGTGGCGCCGTCGACGCCGACCAGCAGCACGCGCGGGCCGCTGGCGCGGTCAGGCTCCGGAGCAGGCTTGCTGGTGTCGGTATCGTTGGGCGTGCCAGACGGCGCGCTGTCGTCGCCGCCGCAGCCTGCCAGCGTCGCGGCCAGCATGACTGCGACGGTGCCGGCCAGCGCACGCCCGCGCCCCGCCCACCAGCCCGGTGCAAGGTTCCCTGCCATGGTTCATTCCCCTGTTCATCTGCGTTGTTGTGCGCCGGCGGCAACGGCCGCGCGGCGGATTGCGCGTGCCGCAATGCGCTCGCAGAGTAAGGAAGGGGGTTGTCACCGTGGTGACAGCAGGGCAAAGAATGCTGATGGGGCTATTCGGATTCTTGTGGCGGTCCTGTCGGGCGCGGGCTAGACCTGCGGCGTGCCGCCGGCTTCGTCGCCCACGCCCGCCTGCATCAACAGCACCGCGTCGCGCTTGTCCAGCAGGTGCTGGCGCAGGATCGCGGCCATGCGCTTGCCGTCGCGGGCTTCCAGTGCCGCCAGCATTTCTTCATGGTCGTGGATGGCGCTGTCCCATTTCGGCTTGCGGTAGTTGGAGCGAAAGCGCAGGGCCTGCAGCCGGCGGTTCACCGACAGGTAGGTCTGGCGCAGCGCCGCATTGCGAGCCGCCAGGTTGATGCGGTCATGGATCTGGTGGTTCAGGCGGTAGTAGCCGGGCAGGTCTTCGTGGGCGCGGCAGGCCAGCATGGCGTAGTGCAGGGCCTTGAGTTCGGCCAGCTCGACGGCGGTGATGCGCTCGCAAGCCAGTTCGCCGGAGAACGCTTCCAGGTTGCTCAACAGCTCGAACGTATCGCGGATCTCCGTCGCGGACAGGCGCGCCACGCTGGCGCCGCGGTTCGGCGAGATCTCGATCAGGCCTTCCGCCGCCAGTACCTTCAGCGCTTCGCGCAACGGCGTGCGCGAGATGCCCAGGGTCTCGGACAGTTCGCGCTCATTGAGCTTGCGCCCCGGCTCCAGCGCGCCCTCGATGATCAGCGTGCGCAGATGGTTCACCACGGTGTCGTGCAGGCGCTGGCGCTCCACCGGCGGGAGTTCGCGGGGCAGGGCAGGGTTGGAATCGGCTTGAAGTTGCATTCAATTCGTCGGTTGACAGATTGAATTCAATTTTAGCAGCCGCTTAACAAGAACGCCAGATCGCTGGTAAACCCGCAATATGGCTAGTACTTTGCCGGGTAAACGCTACTGAAAAAGTCCAAAATAGCCCCTGTTTTTTTGCCGCTCGTTTGATAGAGTATTTTGCATTCAAAACTCAAACGGAGGAGTTTCATGCTGAATCTCAACTTTCACCCCGCCGGCCGCCACTTCCTGCAAATCCCCGGGCCCAGCCCGGTCCCGGATCGCATCCTGCGGGCCATCAGCTATCCGACCATCGACCATCGCGGCCCGGAATTCGGCGCGCTGGGCCTGAAGGTGCTGGATGGCATCAAGAAGATCTTCAAGACCGAACACCCGGTGGTGATCTATCCGGCTTCGGGCACCGGCGCGTGGGAGGCGGCGTTGTCCAACACGCTGAGCCCCGGCGACACCGTGCTGATGTTCGAAACCGGCCACTTCGCCACGCTGTGGAAGAAGATGGCCGAGAGCTTGGGCGTGCGCCCTGAATTCCTCGGCCTGCCGGGCGTGGAGGGCTGGCGACACGGGGTGCAGGCCGACATGATCGAGGCCCGTCTGCGCGCCGATACCGCGCATGCCATCAAGGCCGTGTGCGTGGTGCACAACGAGACCTCGACCGGCGTGACTTCGGATATCGCCGCGGTGCGCCGCGCCATCGATGCGGCCGGACACCCGGCGCTGCTGCTGGTCGACACCATCTCCGGGCTGGCATCTGCCGACTACCGCCATGACGAATGGGGTGTCGACGTGACGGTGTCGGGCTCGCAGAAGGGCCTGATGCTGCCGCCGGGCATCAGCTTCAACGCGGTCTCGCCCAAGGCCATCGAGGCTTCCCGCTGCGCCAGGCTGCCGCGCAGTTTTTGGGGGTGGAATGAAATCATCGAGATGAACCGGACCGGCTACTGGCCCTATACCCCCAGCACCAACCTGCTCTATGGCCTCGCCGAAGCGCTCGACATGATCCTGGAGGAAGGGCTGGATAACGTCTTTGCCCGCCACCAGCGCCTGGCTGAAGCCTGCCGGCGCGCAGTCAGGGCCTGGGGCCTGGAGATCCAGTGCGCGGACCCGTCGGTCTACAGCCCGGTGCTGACCGGCGTGATGATGCCCGAAGGCGTCGACGCGGACGTGGTCCGCCGCCATATCTACGAGCGCTTCAACATGTCGCTGGGTGCCGGCCTGGGCAAGGTCAAGGGCCGCATGTTCCGCATCGGCCATCTGGGCGACTGCAACGACCTCACGCTGATGGCCACGCTGGCCGGCTGCGAGATGGGGCTGAAGATCTCGGGCGTGCCGGTCGCCGCCAGCGGCACCGTTGCCGCCATGGACTATCTCGCCGCGCATACCGTGCCGCTGTCGCTCCAGGCTGCCGCCTGACGCAGCCCTTTCCCTTCGCCACCGGGGCGGGCGCACGCGCCGCCCCGGCCGGAAACTGACCGCAACGGATCAGCGCAGCACTGCCGTACCTGACAAAAAACAGAGGAGACGCTGTGGATACAACCCTGCAGGCGGGAACAAAGATCAGGACGTTCGAGGAAGCGACCTATCGCAAGGTGAGCTGGAGGCTGGTGCCATTCCTGATGGTCTGCTTCCTGATCGCTTATCTCGATCGTGTCAACGTAGGTTTTGCCAAGCTGCAGATGTCGCAGCAACTGGGCTTCAGCGAGACCGTCTACGGGCTGGGCGCCGGTATTTTCTTTATCGGCTACTTCCTGTTCGAGGTGCCGAGCAACCTGGCCTTGCACAAGTTCGGCGCCAAGGTATGGATTGGCCGGATCATGATCACGTGGGGGATACTCTCCGCGTGCTTTGCGTTCGTGGAGACGCCAACCCAGTTCTACACGCTGCGCTTCCTGCTGGGCCTGGCCGAGGCCGGCTTCACGCCCGGCATCGTGTACTACCTGTCGTGCTGGTATCCGTCGCACCGGCGCGCCAAGATCATGGCCATCTACTGCATGGGCTCGCCGCTGTCGGGCATCATCGGCAATCCGTTGTCCGGCTACCTGATGGGCAGCATGGCGGGTGTGGCGGGCTGGGGCGGCTGGCAGTGGATGTTTATCATCGAGGCGGTGCCGGCAGTCTTGCTGGGTTGCTTCTGCTTCTACTACCTCGACAACTCCATCGCCAAGGCCAAGTGGCTCACCAGCGATGAGAAGCGCGTGCTCGAGCAGGCCAAGGCCGAGGACGCCAAGGCGGCGGACCCGCAGGCCCGCGTCGGCAGGGTGTTCACCGATCCGCGCGTCTGGCTGATCAGCCTGATCTGCTTCTGCTATGTCACGGGCCAGTATGGCATCACGCTCTGGCTGCCGACCTTCATCAAGTCGACCGGCGTCGGCGACCCGCTCCATATCGGCCTGCTGAGCGCGATACCGTACATGGCCGCCATTGTCGCGATGTACTGCTTCGGGCGTAGCGCCGACAAGCACCGCGAGCGCCGCTGGCACCTGATCATCCCGTGCATGATGGGCGCGATCGGCTTCCTGGCGCTGCCCTGGGTCATGCACAACACCGCGCTGTCGCTGGTGTTCCTGTCGATCGCCGCGGCCGGCATCCTGACCTGCACGCCGCTGTTCTGGTCGCTGCCGACGGCGTTTCTCAGCGGCGCGGCATTGGCCACGGCCATCGCCATGAGCAACTCGATCGGCAACCTGGCCGGCTTCACCAGCGGCTACATGATCGGCTACTTGCGCGACGTGACCCAGAGCGGCAACAGCGCCTACTACATGATCGCCGGCATGCTGATGCTCGGCGCCTTTGCGATCTGGACGATTCCTGCCCGGCTGGTCAACCGATAGCCGGTCAAGGCGGGGCGCGGCCACCTGGCCGCGGCCCCGCCGCACTTCACCAACCCTTCGCGCGCCCGTGCCGGCGCATGGAACCCCTCATGAAAATCTCGTACCAACCGGTGCCGCACGGCCCGGGCCAGCACGCGCCGTTCAGCGTGGTGGAAGCCACCGTTGCCAGCGCGCATGCCGCGATGCGCGACGGTACGCTGACGGCGCGCCAGCTGGCCAGCCGATGCCTGGACCGCATTGCCGCCTATGACCAGCGCGGGCCGGCGCTGCGCAGCATCCTGCAGGTCCATCCGCAGGCACTGGAACAAGCGGACCGTATCGACGCCATCGCTGCGCGCCATTCCCAGCAGCCGGCGGGACCGCTGCAAGGCATCCCGGTGCTGGTCAAGGACAACATCGAATGCGCCGGCATGGCCACCACCGCGGGCGCCGAATGCCTGCGCGGCAACCTGTGCGCCAACGACGCCTTCGTCATCCGCCGGCTGCGCGAGGCGGGCGCCATCGTCCTGGCCAAGACCAACCTGCACGAGCTTGCCTCCGGCGGCGAGACCGTCAGCACGCTGGGCGGGCAGACGCTGAATCCCTATGACCTGACGCGCACGCCCGGCGGCTCCAGCGGGGGCACCGCCGCCGGCATCGCCGTGAGCTTCGGCGTGCTTGGCCTCGGCACCGACGGGGTCAATTCGATCCGCTCTCCTGCGTCGGCCAACAGCCTGGTCGGGCTGCGCCCGACCATGGGGCTGATCAGCCGTGCCGGACTGGTCCCGTGCGGGCTCACGCAGGACACCGTCGGCCCGATCACCCGCACCGTTGCCGATACCGCGCTGATGCTCGATGTCATCGCCGGCCATGACCCCGCCGACCCGGTCACCAACGAAGGTGCCGGCCATATCCCGGCGAGCTATGCCGCCAGCCTGGACCGCGACGGACTCAAGGGCGCGCGCATCGGCGTGCTGCGCCACTTCTTCGGCGGCCAGGACGTGCACGGTCCTGTCAACGCCGTAATGCAGCAGGCGCTGGCCATCATCGCCGCACAGGGCGCCGAGCTGGTCGACATCGACGATGCGATATGCCCGGACGAACTGCTGGCTTCCACGCTGGTGCACCACTACGAGATGGAGCGCGACCTCGACGCCTACCTGTCGCGGCTGGCAGCTGGCGTACCGGTGAAATCCATGAAGGACATCATCTCCGCGGGCGGCGTGCATCCCAGCGTGGAGGGAACGCTGGCCAGCGCGGTCGCGCTGAGCGGCCAGCGAGGCGAATACCGCGCGCGCATGCAGCGCCAGCAGTCCCTGCGCCAATGGCTGCGGGACCTGATGGCGCGGCATCGGCTTGACGCGCTGGCGTTTCCGCACCAGCGGCGGCTGGTGGTTCCCGTCGGCGAGACCCAGGCCGAGCGCAACGGCGTGCTCGCGTCGGCCACCGGCTTCCCCGCCATCGTCATTCCGGCCGGGTTTTCTGCGCCGGACCGCAATGCGCCGCAGGGGGTCCCGGTCGGGTTGGAGTTCTTCGGCCTGCCTTTCACCGAACCCGTGCTGTTGCGCCTCGCATTCTCGGCCGAGCAAGCGTTGCTGGCCCGCCGTGCGCCGCACTCGACGCCGCCGCTGGAATAGCGGCGCGCCGGAACGAAGTTTTATCGCTGCTCGACCATGCCCGCCGCTCGCGGCGGCGCCAGGGTTGCGGACACACCGCGACGACCTCTAGACGAGGAGGAGACAAAGATGGGCGCAGAAACTGTAGTTCAATCGCCGAATTCCCCCCAGCAGCATGAGCTGGACCGGGCCATGGACGGCATCGGGGTGACCGCCTCGCACAAGAAGATCATCTTCATGATCATGCTGGGCGTGATGTTCGATGTGTTCGAGCAGAACGCCGTCGGCCTGATCGGCCCCATGTTGCGCGAGCAGTGGGGGATTTCGGTGGCGGAGATCGGCTTTCTCAACACGCTGACGTTCAGCGCCGCCGCGCTGGGGCGCATCGGTTCGGGCTATATCGCTGACCGCTACGGCCGGCGTGCGATGCTGAGCGCCAACCTGCTGCTGTTCACGCTGGGCGCCATCATCTGCGCGCTCGCGCCGAACTATTGGGTCCTGGCGGCGGGCCGCTTTATCGTCGGCATCGGCCTGGGCGGGGAGATCTCGATCGCCGTGACCATGCTGGCGGAACTGTGCTCGACCCGCTTCCGCGGCACGGCGGTGGGCCTGGTCAGCGTGGGCAGCGGCGGCCTGGGCAATATGCTGGCGCCGGCCTTCGGCCTGGCGGTATTCGCCATGTTCCCGGGACCGGACAGCTGGCGCTGGCTCTTTGCCTGCCTGGTGCTGCCGGCGTTCTTCGTCGTGTTCTACCGGCGCTTTATCCCGGAAACGCCGCGCTTCCTGCTGTCCAAGGGCCGCGTGGACGAAGCCAACCGCGTGCTGTCGGTGCTGGCATCGGGAAAGCTGGGCAAGCTCGATGGCGAGCCAACGCCTTATATCAAGGCGGCGATGCAGGATGAAGCGCCGCGCGCCAAAGTACGGCTGAGCGACATCTTCAAGGGGCGGCTGGGGCGGCGCACCATCGCGCTGGGCATTGCGGTGTCGATGACCTACGGCGCGCAGATCTCGGTGCTGACGCTGATGCCGACCATCCTGATGGCGCAGGGCTATACCATCTCCAAGAGCTTTCTCTTCACCATGGTGATGCAGAGCGGCAGCCTGTTCGGCGCGCTGGCGGCGTCGTACTGCGGCTATCACATTCCGCGCAAGCGGGTGCTGACCGTCGGCGCGGGCCTGGCCTGCGCGGCGGGGCTGTGCTTCGGCTTCCTGACGTATAACGTCGCGCTGGTGCTGCTGTTCGGCGCGGCCTTCACGTTCTGCGTGGTGTTGCTGAATACCTCGATCTGGATCTTCGCGCCGGAACAGTATCCTACCCATGTGCGCGCGTTCGGCACCTCGCTGATCCTGGCGCTTGGCACGCTGGCCGGTGCGCTGACGCCGCTGGTGAGCGGCCGCGTGTTCGAGACCTACGGCGTCGGCGGCATGTTCAGCATGCTGGCGGCAATGTATGGCGTCTTCGCCGTGGCGGTGCAGTTCGCGCCGGAAACCTTTGGCCGCGCCATGGGCGAAACGGACGACGACGCTGAAGGCCAGCGCGAGGTCCGCGGCGAGACGGCAAACGCCAGCGCTTCCTGAGACCCGGCCGAGCCCGCCGGCTGGTGCGGGCTCGGCTGGCCAGGCAGTATCCATGAACCCACAAGGAATCATCCAAGTCATGACATCCACCGATATCGACCGTGTCGCCCAGGCGCTGCTCAGCGCGCGGCAAGAGCACCGCTGCGCCGATGCGGGGCCATTCGCCACGGCGCTCGAGAACGCCGGGCAGGCCTACGCGGTGCAAGCCCTCGTCGCGCAGTCACTGGGCTGGCAAGAGCCCGGCGCCGCGTACTGGAAATCCGGCGGCCCGTCGCGCGAGGCCACCCTGACCCATGCGCGGCTGCCGGCGGCCGGCGTCTGGACCAGCCCCGCGCATGCCGGCGGCTGGCCCTTCACATGGCGCGGCATCGAGGCGGAGATTGCGCTGCGGCTGGGGCAGGGCGTGGACGCAACGCAAGCCGCCAGCCTCGACTACGCGGGTGCGGCGGCATTGGTCGAGGCGATGGCGGTGTCCATCGAGATCGTCGATTCGCGCTGGCAGCAGTACGTGGCGGCACCCGCCTTGCTGAAGCTGGCGGATCTGCAGGCGCATGGCGCGCTGGTACTGGGTGCGTGGCGCGACTATGCCGCACGCGATTGGGCCAGCCAGCGCTGCGTGGCGCAGATCGGCGCGCAGACCTTCGAGCGGCGCGGCACCCATGCGCTCGGCGATCCGGCCTATGGACTGGTTGCCTGGCTGCGCCATGCCACGCGCGACGGGGCATGCGTCGAGGCCGGCACGGTGGTCACCACCGGCACCTGGGTCGGCATTCTCGATGCGGCGGCGGGCGACCTGGTGACGGTGGCGTTCGACGGTATTGGCGAGGCTTCGGTACAGCTGTGAGGTGGTTTGGCGCGGGGCGTCAGCTGTGGAAGCCCACGCTCCGCATGACCAGCCGCAGCACCCACGCGGCCACGCCCAGCGCCGCCACGCTCGCGG
Proteins encoded in this region:
- a CDS encoding LamG-like jellyroll fold domain-containing protein, whose amino-acid sequence is MAGNLAPGWWAGRGRALAGTVAVMLAATLAGCGGDDSAPSGTPNDTDTSKPAPEPDRASGPRVLLVGVDGATYAQVQGAVLRRELPNLASLNLVPTATGGMPGTITAQPPLDAPSWATVLTGAWANRHGIDDDTGGTALRAPTVFHYLRATGKPGGQQGAAVSAPVLPALLKADQDAGVLDTLVDCAGVDRCVTQNAVRQVQSGYGMVFAQYSAPAQAAQASGFGNGAYAAALGETDRALGELLAAVAARRRAQPGEDWLVMVTTSHGLDATGATTTVPTVENRTAFLATNKALNSALARPGAPAPDTPADLSALPTEADIVPTVLAHAGIALDPAATRLDGSALTTTAAGVRAIGASISQYHDAITLTWQNPSAAYGVTRVLRDGVQIAALGPEVRSFTDNSFDMPTGLYQFNYTLVRNDVPVSYLAQIHYVKPVTLMPSLLDGLASYFSLDSKPFADAKNAATLGPWVASLDGGTLAADNFGGQSLQLDSRIDSYLLKHNAADIAQSPQFTIGLWLRTDCAQGNGTGEPILSNKNYISGGNAGIAIALFGSCEIRFNLGSGSGKRDDINGMKVSANQWAYLALSVDAAAKRFSAYVIDPVLGLQKTENKAIANTDVSKLAGLGAGWGVNDDATHNYVGNNPGALKGVMGLNDLAMWTRVLTLDELKAITGARQPLSTLNP
- a CDS encoding GntR family transcriptional regulator — its product is MQLQADSNPALPRELPPVERQRLHDTVVNHLRTLIIEGALEPGRKLNERELSETLGISRTPLREALKVLAAEGLIEISPNRGASVARLSATEIRDTFELLSNLEAFSGELACERITAVELAELKALHYAMLACRAHEDLPGYYRLNHQIHDRINLAARNAALRQTYLSVNRRLQALRFRSNYRKPKWDSAIHDHEEMLAALEARDGKRMAAILRQHLLDKRDAVLLMQAGVGDEAGGTPQV
- a CDS encoding pyridoxal-phosphate-dependent aminotransferase family protein, yielding MLNLNFHPAGRHFLQIPGPSPVPDRILRAISYPTIDHRGPEFGALGLKVLDGIKKIFKTEHPVVIYPASGTGAWEAALSNTLSPGDTVLMFETGHFATLWKKMAESLGVRPEFLGLPGVEGWRHGVQADMIEARLRADTAHAIKAVCVVHNETSTGVTSDIAAVRRAIDAAGHPALLLVDTISGLASADYRHDEWGVDVTVSGSQKGLMLPPGISFNAVSPKAIEASRCARLPRSFWGWNEIIEMNRTGYWPYTPSTNLLYGLAEALDMILEEGLDNVFARHQRLAEACRRAVRAWGLEIQCADPSVYSPVLTGVMMPEGVDADVVRRHIYERFNMSLGAGLGKVKGRMFRIGHLGDCNDLTLMATLAGCEMGLKISGVPVAASGTVAAMDYLAAHTVPLSLQAAA
- a CDS encoding MFS transporter, translating into MDTTLQAGTKIRTFEEATYRKVSWRLVPFLMVCFLIAYLDRVNVGFAKLQMSQQLGFSETVYGLGAGIFFIGYFLFEVPSNLALHKFGAKVWIGRIMITWGILSACFAFVETPTQFYTLRFLLGLAEAGFTPGIVYYLSCWYPSHRRAKIMAIYCMGSPLSGIIGNPLSGYLMGSMAGVAGWGGWQWMFIIEAVPAVLLGCFCFYYLDNSIAKAKWLTSDEKRVLEQAKAEDAKAADPQARVGRVFTDPRVWLISLICFCYVTGQYGITLWLPTFIKSTGVGDPLHIGLLSAIPYMAAIVAMYCFGRSADKHRERRWHLIIPCMMGAIGFLALPWVMHNTALSLVFLSIAAAGILTCTPLFWSLPTAFLSGAALATAIAMSNSIGNLAGFTSGYMIGYLRDVTQSGNSAYYMIAGMLMLGAFAIWTIPARLVNR
- a CDS encoding amidase family protein, with the protein product MKISYQPVPHGPGQHAPFSVVEATVASAHAAMRDGTLTARQLASRCLDRIAAYDQRGPALRSILQVHPQALEQADRIDAIAARHSQQPAGPLQGIPVLVKDNIECAGMATTAGAECLRGNLCANDAFVIRRLREAGAIVLAKTNLHELASGGETVSTLGGQTLNPYDLTRTPGGSSGGTAAGIAVSFGVLGLGTDGVNSIRSPASANSLVGLRPTMGLISRAGLVPCGLTQDTVGPITRTVADTALMLDVIAGHDPADPVTNEGAGHIPASYAASLDRDGLKGARIGVLRHFFGGQDVHGPVNAVMQQALAIIAAQGAELVDIDDAICPDELLASTLVHHYEMERDLDAYLSRLAAGVPVKSMKDIISAGGVHPSVEGTLASAVALSGQRGEYRARMQRQQSLRQWLRDLMARHRLDALAFPHQRRLVVPVGETQAERNGVLASATGFPAIVIPAGFSAPDRNAPQGVPVGLEFFGLPFTEPVLLRLAFSAEQALLARRAPHSTPPLE
- a CDS encoding MFS transporter — its product is MGAETVVQSPNSPQQHELDRAMDGIGVTASHKKIIFMIMLGVMFDVFEQNAVGLIGPMLREQWGISVAEIGFLNTLTFSAAALGRIGSGYIADRYGRRAMLSANLLLFTLGAIICALAPNYWVLAAGRFIVGIGLGGEISIAVTMLAELCSTRFRGTAVGLVSVGSGGLGNMLAPAFGLAVFAMFPGPDSWRWLFACLVLPAFFVVFYRRFIPETPRFLLSKGRVDEANRVLSVLASGKLGKLDGEPTPYIKAAMQDEAPRAKVRLSDIFKGRLGRRTIALGIAVSMTYGAQISVLTLMPTILMAQGYTISKSFLFTMVMQSGSLFGALAASYCGYHIPRKRVLTVGAGLACAAGLCFGFLTYNVALVLLFGAAFTFCVVLLNTSIWIFAPEQYPTHVRAFGTSLILALGTLAGALTPLVSGRVFETYGVGGMFSMLAAMYGVFAVAVQFAPETFGRAMGETDDDAEGQREVRGETANASAS
- a CDS encoding fumarylacetoacetate hydrolase family protein — its product is MTSTDIDRVAQALLSARQEHRCADAGPFATALENAGQAYAVQALVAQSLGWQEPGAAYWKSGGPSREATLTHARLPAAGVWTSPAHAGGWPFTWRGIEAEIALRLGQGVDATQAASLDYAGAAALVEAMAVSIEIVDSRWQQYVAAPALLKLADLQAHGALVLGAWRDYAARDWASQRCVAQIGAQTFERRGTHALGDPAYGLVAWLRHATRDGACVEAGTVVTTGTWVGILDAAAGDLVTVAFDGIGEASVQL
- a CDS encoding DUF2474 domain-containing protein codes for the protein MGAPRTEPATRTGTWLRRIGWLALIWAASVAALGVAAWVLRLVMRSVGFHS